In Streptomyces sp. NBC_00091, the following proteins share a genomic window:
- a CDS encoding helix-turn-helix transcriptional regulator, with product MTNRMGTWEGGASVDSDPRRRFAEELKSARELYPERRLTQTDTARLARTSKSTVSRLESGEGPIPPELPAVLDQIFKTDGLFKQLYEEAVAQSFPAMHRRRMKLERKAIAIWEWSQHVVPGLLQTSDYARAILCKGDPRASEAEITKAVRARLTRQDILRGAAPPEVRVVLCESVLHRHLGHRDVMRGQLSALLTHMEHPTIGIRVLPLDAEAHLMITSSASFLTAPSHMTVVCVEAYRSSEIIEDLEHVRAAQRAFEDLMGEALPARRSADLIRQQMEKLT from the coding sequence GTGACCAACCGCATGGGAACGTGGGAAGGGGGCGCGTCTGTGGACTCGGATCCACGCCGCCGATTCGCCGAAGAACTCAAGAGCGCCAGGGAGCTCTACCCGGAACGCCGACTGACCCAGACGGACACGGCCCGTCTGGCGCGTACGTCGAAGAGCACGGTCAGCCGCTTGGAGTCAGGGGAGGGGCCGATCCCGCCGGAACTGCCGGCGGTACTGGACCAGATCTTCAAGACGGACGGCTTGTTCAAGCAGCTCTACGAGGAGGCTGTGGCACAGAGCTTTCCGGCAATGCACCGACGTCGCATGAAGCTGGAGCGGAAGGCAATCGCCATCTGGGAGTGGTCCCAGCACGTCGTGCCAGGGCTGCTCCAGACCAGCGACTACGCCCGCGCCATCCTCTGCAAAGGGGACCCTCGCGCCAGCGAGGCCGAGATCACGAAGGCCGTACGCGCCCGGCTCACGCGACAGGACATCCTCCGGGGAGCCGCTCCTCCCGAGGTGCGGGTGGTGCTGTGCGAATCCGTACTCCACCGCCACTTGGGCCATCGCGATGTGATGCGAGGTCAGCTCAGCGCGCTTCTTACACACATGGAGCACCCCACCATCGGCATCCGCGTGCTCCCTCTTGACGCAGAGGCCCACTTGATGATCACGAGCTCGGCGAGCTTCCTCACAGCCCCCAGCCACATGACCGTCGTTTGCGTGGAGGCGTACCGTAGTTCCGAAATCATCGAAGACCTCGAGCATGTGCGGGCAGCACAGCGTGCCTTCGAGGACCTGATGGGCGAGGCCCTTCCCGCGCGGCGCAGCGCGGACCTCATCAGACAGCAGATGGAGAAACTCACGTGA
- a CDS encoding alpha/beta fold hydrolase yields MSRTSFRAAYDDMLGRWPGPVEGVEIPTPYGVTRVNSCGPAGAPPLVLLPGGGATSTVWGACVAAGAARSHRVHAVDLVGDPGLSVPAPGRAVRTPGDLVGWLDALLDGLGGGPVTLAGHSYGAWIAAHAAAHAAARRAGRLDRLVLLDPTQVFTGLRPGYVLRALPMLVRPTPARIRSFLAWESGGAVLDPAWTRLQEETADFPTVRPVTGSRPDPAGLRELPVDVLFAGRARCHDPHRAARAAREALPDARVDVLPGVSHHALPLTAAGEIARRLAT; encoded by the coding sequence ATGTCCCGGACGTCCTTCCGCGCCGCCTACGACGACATGCTCGGCCGCTGGCCCGGTCCCGTCGAGGGCGTCGAGATCCCCACCCCGTACGGAGTCACCCGCGTCAACAGCTGCGGTCCCGCCGGGGCGCCGCCGCTGGTGCTGCTGCCCGGCGGCGGGGCCACCTCCACCGTGTGGGGTGCCTGCGTCGCCGCCGGGGCGGCCCGCAGCCACCGGGTACATGCCGTGGACCTGGTGGGGGACCCCGGGCTCAGCGTCCCGGCGCCCGGGCGGGCCGTACGGACCCCCGGAGACCTCGTCGGCTGGCTCGACGCCCTCCTCGACGGCCTCGGCGGCGGCCCCGTCACCCTGGCCGGGCACTCCTACGGGGCCTGGATCGCCGCCCACGCCGCCGCCCACGCCGCCGCGCGGCGGGCCGGGCGGCTGGACCGGCTCGTCCTGCTCGACCCGACCCAGGTGTTCACCGGGCTGCGCCCCGGCTACGTCCTGCGCGCGCTGCCCATGCTGGTACGGCCCACCCCGGCGCGCATCCGCTCCTTCCTGGCCTGGGAGAGCGGCGGGGCGGTGCTCGACCCGGCCTGGACGCGGCTCCAGGAGGAGACGGCCGACTTCCCCACCGTCCGGCCCGTCACCGGGTCGCGCCCGGACCCAGCCGGGCTCCGGGAGCTGCCGGTCGACGTCCTCTTCGCCGGCCGGGCCCGCTGCCACGACCCCCACCGGGCCGCGCGGGCCGCGCGCGAGGCACTGCCGGATGCGCGGGTCGACGTACTGCCCGGCGTCTCTCACCACGCGCTGCCGCTGACGGCGGCCGGGGAAATCGCCCGCCGACTGGCCACCTGA
- a CDS encoding DUF397 domain-containing protein, whose protein sequence is MHPPPEQDGWIKSSHSGADQGNCIEVAVGAGTIRIRDSKVTGGPELAVAPATWDTFLDGITAAG, encoded by the coding sequence ATGCATCCGCCCCCGGAGCAGGACGGCTGGATAAAGTCCAGCCACAGCGGGGCCGACCAAGGAAACTGCATCGAGGTTGCCGTCGGCGCGGGCACCATTCGCATCCGGGACTCCAAAGTGACGGGCGGCCCCGAGCTGGCGGTGGCGCCCGCCACCTGGGACACGTTCCTGGACGGGATCACGGCAGCCGGCTGA
- a CDS encoding Gfo/Idh/MocA family protein, whose translation MNSAGEGSEPAPGRPLPRVGLLGTGPWARRTHAPALAAHTGSEFAGVWGRRPEAAAELARAHGVKVYEDPDALFADCDVVAFALPPDVQAPLAVRAAAAGCHLLLDKPVATTVEDARAVAAAAARHRVASVVFLTLRFAEPTAGWVLEQAGRSGWFTASAHWLGAVFPPAGEPSAYADSPWRKAKGGLWDVGPHALSVLIPVLGEVTAVTATRGPSDLVQLALRHASGAASTAVLSLGAPRAAAGVGLELRGAEGVFALPDWSDVPGAYGRALDALLTAARTGTPDPRGAEFGARLTEILAAAEEQLVT comes from the coding sequence TTGAACTCTGCCGGTGAGGGCTCCGAGCCGGCCCCCGGCCGGCCCCTTCCCCGCGTCGGCCTGCTCGGCACCGGTCCCTGGGCCCGCCGCACCCACGCCCCCGCCCTCGCCGCGCACACCGGCTCCGAGTTCGCCGGAGTATGGGGCCGCCGTCCCGAAGCCGCCGCCGAGCTGGCCCGTGCGCACGGGGTGAAGGTGTACGAAGACCCCGACGCGCTGTTCGCGGACTGTGACGTCGTGGCCTTCGCCCTGCCGCCGGACGTACAGGCCCCGCTCGCCGTGCGCGCGGCCGCCGCCGGCTGCCACCTGCTGCTCGACAAGCCCGTCGCCACGACGGTGGAGGACGCCCGCGCCGTGGCCGCGGCCGCAGCCAGGCACCGGGTCGCCTCCGTCGTGTTCCTCACGCTCCGCTTCGCCGAACCCACCGCCGGGTGGGTCCTCGAACAGGCCGGGCGCTCCGGGTGGTTCACCGCCTCCGCGCACTGGCTCGGCGCGGTCTTCCCGCCCGCCGGCGAGCCCAGCGCGTACGCCGACTCACCCTGGCGCAAGGCCAAGGGCGGGCTGTGGGACGTCGGCCCGCACGCGCTGTCCGTCCTGATCCCGGTCCTGGGCGAGGTCACCGCCGTCACCGCCACCCGGGGCCCCTCCGACCTGGTCCAGCTGGCCCTGCGCCACGCCTCCGGCGCCGCCAGCACCGCCGTACTCAGCCTGGGCGCGCCGCGCGCGGCCGCCGGGGTGGGGCTGGAACTGCGCGGGGCCGAGGGCGTCTTCGCGCTGCCGGACTGGAGCGACGTACCGGGCGCCTACGGGCGGGCCCTGGACGCGCTGCTCACCGCCGCCCGCACCGGGACCCCGGACCCGCGCGGGGCGGAGTTCGGGGCCCGGCTGACGGAGATCCTGGCGGCGGCGGAGGAGCAGCTAGTCACTTGA
- a CDS encoding response regulator transcription factor produces the protein MRVVLAEDLFLLRDGLVRTLREHGFDIVAAVDNGPSLLRALLEEKPDVAVVDVRLPPTFTDEGLQAALEARRHHRGLPVLVLSQYVDQLYANELLASDDGGVGYLLKDRVTDTGQFVDAVRRVAAGGTVLDPQVIARLLSRGDARGTISALSSRERDVLELMAEGRSNAAIAATLHFSESAVAKHTASIFAKLGIAPSTEDNRRVLAVLAYLRR, from the coding sequence GTGCGCGTCGTCCTTGCCGAAGACCTCTTCCTCCTGAGGGACGGCCTGGTCCGCACGCTCCGGGAGCACGGCTTCGACATCGTCGCCGCCGTCGACAACGGCCCCTCCCTCCTGCGCGCCCTGCTGGAGGAGAAGCCGGACGTCGCGGTCGTCGACGTCCGCCTGCCGCCGACCTTCACCGACGAGGGCCTCCAGGCCGCCCTCGAAGCCCGCCGGCACCATCGCGGCCTGCCCGTCCTCGTCCTCTCCCAGTACGTCGACCAGCTCTACGCGAACGAGCTGCTCGCCAGCGACGACGGCGGCGTGGGCTACCTGCTCAAGGACCGTGTCACCGACACCGGCCAGTTCGTCGACGCCGTACGCCGCGTCGCCGCCGGCGGCACCGTCCTGGACCCGCAGGTGATCGCCCGGCTCCTGTCGCGCGGCGACGCCCGGGGCACCATCTCCGCCCTCTCCTCCCGGGAACGCGACGTCCTGGAACTGATGGCGGAGGGCCGCTCGAACGCCGCCATCGCCGCCACCCTCCACTTCAGCGAGAGCGCCGTCGCGAAACACACGGCGAGCATCTTCGCCAAGCTGGGCATAGCCCCCTCCACCGAAGACAACCGCCGCGTCCTGGCCGTCCTCGCCTACCTCCGCCGCTAG
- a CDS encoding CPBP family intramembrane glutamic endopeptidase, with protein sequence MAAVECVEPAGRGGMWGAAGVFTAVAFVAAGALGAIQPGTGVPTEVVQLTQFGPALGVGVVALYRWKWTRELLRGGGERQAAGRALALLGAAGLIVALTVLAYGLASGSAGLTPPGALHHPLVLIAAAQLVGACAEEIGWRCFLQPLLRTRLGTLAASVTVGLVWGVWHVPVFAQAPAYAAGFLLATVAMSVVLGVALEGTGGAYRLLLAGGFHTLVNLGLLLFMDEESGAVLPMLCFGLSCLVVALAWAARRASDPVPATVHGT encoded by the coding sequence ATGGCAGCGGTGGAGTGCGTGGAACCGGCGGGACGCGGCGGGATGTGGGGCGCGGCGGGGGTGTTCACCGCGGTGGCCTTCGTGGCGGCCGGGGCGCTGGGGGCGATACAGCCCGGGACCGGCGTGCCCACCGAGGTGGTGCAGCTGACCCAGTTCGGGCCTGCCCTCGGGGTGGGCGTGGTCGCCCTGTACCGGTGGAAGTGGACCCGCGAACTACTGCGGGGCGGGGGCGAACGGCAGGCCGCCGGTCGCGCGTTGGCCCTCCTCGGCGCCGCCGGGCTGATCGTCGCCCTCACCGTGCTCGCGTACGGGCTGGCCTCCGGCTCCGCGGGCCTCACACCCCCCGGAGCCCTGCACCACCCCCTCGTACTGATCGCGGCCGCGCAGCTCGTGGGGGCCTGCGCCGAGGAGATCGGCTGGCGCTGCTTCCTCCAGCCGCTGCTGCGCACCCGGCTCGGGACGCTCGCCGCGTCGGTGACGGTGGGCCTGGTGTGGGGCGTCTGGCACGTACCGGTCTTCGCGCAGGCCCCGGCCTACGCCGCGGGCTTCCTCCTCGCCACCGTCGCCATGTCGGTCGTACTGGGCGTGGCACTCGAGGGCACGGGCGGCGCGTACCGCCTGCTGCTCGCGGGCGGCTTCCACACGCTCGTCAACCTCGGGCTGCTCCTCTTCATGGACGAGGAGTCCGGGGCGGTCCTGCCGATGCTCTGCTTCGGGCTCTCCTGCCTGGTGGTCGCCCTGGCCTGGGCCGCTCGGCGCGCCTCGGATCCCGTACCGGCTACCGTGCACGGGACATGA
- a CDS encoding ATP-binding protein: protein MHDASGDDDAQWLAGVLPQLDRAWADLVTGLDAALQGLVFVQRFSATPRGARLARHLALVQLHAWGIPHGSAAADGIGLVIAELAANAVTHGRVPGRDFELRVTRLDAVVRVEVSDGRRNERPRPRESGYGLLLVGAVATAWGVADRVVGKTVWADCPLRR, encoded by the coding sequence ATGCATGACGCGTCAGGTGACGACGACGCCCAGTGGCTAGCCGGCGTCCTCCCCCAGCTCGACCGCGCATGGGCGGATCTGGTCACCGGGCTGGACGCCGCGCTGCAAGGTCTCGTCTTCGTGCAGCGGTTCAGTGCCACCCCGCGCGGCGCCCGCCTCGCCCGCCATCTCGCCCTCGTGCAGCTGCACGCCTGGGGGATTCCGCACGGTAGCGCGGCGGCCGACGGCATCGGGCTCGTCATCGCCGAGCTCGCCGCCAACGCCGTGACGCACGGCCGGGTGCCCGGGCGGGACTTCGAGCTGCGGGTCACCCGGCTCGACGCGGTGGTGCGGGTCGAGGTGTCCGACGGGCGGCGGAACGAGCGGCCCCGGCCCCGGGAGAGCGGCTACGGGCTGCTGCTCGTCGGGGCGGTCGCCACCGCCTGGGGGGTCGCCGACCGGGTGGTCGGCAAGACCGTGTGGGCCGACTGCCCCCTCAGGCGCTGA
- a CDS encoding GDSL-type esterase/lipase family protein: MSQTRPHTLFSFGTLMDPKVQTALFGRAVPSFPASLAGHTTRPLRITDPAVIAASGLDVHLILERRIGAVVEGAVLHLTDEELAAADAYEVDDYVRRRVVLSSGESAWAYLDAKPLRPAARIVIVGDSIAYGRCDPQGGWAAHLAAAHIAGNEVDHRVFNLAIPGSTLADVSEQTPPLLAPRRPDTILLAAGINDSAQPLSDPDADGLAHLADSLDSLAALAHGLGARLVVLGPVWLDEERTADYEGLRFTRARALALRASLRAWCEEHHVDYLDMWEPLSENPGLLVDGVHPTPEGHKELHRHLEAVGR, translated from the coding sequence GTGAGCCAGACGCGCCCCCACACCCTGTTCTCCTTCGGCACGCTGATGGACCCGAAGGTCCAGACCGCCCTCTTCGGCCGGGCCGTGCCCAGCTTCCCCGCGTCGCTGGCCGGCCATACGACCAGACCGCTGCGGATCACCGACCCGGCCGTGATCGCCGCCAGCGGCCTCGACGTACACCTGATCCTGGAGCGCAGGATCGGCGCCGTGGTCGAGGGAGCCGTCCTGCACCTCACCGACGAGGAGCTCGCCGCGGCCGACGCCTACGAGGTCGACGACTACGTCCGCCGACGGGTGGTCCTCTCCTCCGGGGAGAGCGCCTGGGCCTACCTGGACGCCAAACCGCTGCGCCCGGCGGCGCGCATCGTGATCGTGGGCGACAGCATCGCCTACGGCCGCTGCGATCCGCAGGGAGGGTGGGCGGCCCACCTGGCGGCCGCCCACATCGCCGGGAACGAGGTCGACCACCGGGTCTTCAACCTGGCCATACCCGGCAGCACCCTGGCGGACGTCAGCGAGCAGACGCCCCCGCTGCTGGCTCCCCGCCGGCCCGACACCATCCTCCTCGCCGCGGGCATCAACGACAGCGCCCAGCCGCTCTCCGACCCCGACGCCGACGGACTCGCGCACCTCGCGGACAGCCTCGACTCGCTGGCGGCCCTGGCCCATGGGCTGGGCGCGCGCCTCGTCGTCCTGGGACCGGTCTGGCTCGACGAGGAACGCACCGCGGACTACGAGGGCCTGCGGTTCACGCGGGCCCGGGCGCTGGCCCTGCGCGCGTCCCTGCGGGCCTGGTGCGAGGAGCACCACGTCGACTACCTCGACATGTGGGAGCCGCTGAGCGAGAACCCCGGACTGCTCGTCGACGGAGTGCACCCCACCCCCGAAGGGCACAAGGAGCTCCACCGGCACCTCGAGGCCGTCGGCCGCTGA
- the glnII gene encoding glutamine synthetase: MSYKAEYIWIDGTEPTAKLRSKTKILADGAELPVWGFDGSSTNQAEGHASDRVLQPVFSCPDPIRGGNNLLVLCEVLNIDMTPHESNTRALLRPVAEKFAGQEPIFGIEQEYTFFDGTRPLGFPVNGFPAAQGGYYCGVGADEIFGRDIVEKHLDHCLAAGLEISGINAEVMPGQWEFQVGPVGPLEVSDQLWIARWLLYRTAEDFNVSATLNPKPVKGDWNGAGAHTNFSTKAMRENYDAITSACEALGEGSKPMDHVKNYGAGIDERLTGLHETAPWNEFSYGVSDRGASVRIPWQVERDGKGYIEDRRPNANVDPYVVTRLITDTCCTGLEKDGLV, from the coding sequence GTGAGCTACAAGGCTGAGTACATCTGGATCGACGGCACCGAGCCGACGGCGAAGCTCCGCTCCAAGACGAAGATCCTGGCGGACGGGGCGGAGCTGCCGGTCTGGGGCTTCGACGGTTCGAGCACGAACCAGGCCGAGGGTCACGCCTCGGACCGTGTGCTCCAGCCGGTCTTCTCCTGCCCGGACCCGATCCGCGGCGGGAACAACCTCCTCGTGCTCTGCGAGGTCCTGAACATCGACATGACCCCGCACGAGTCGAACACCCGCGCCCTGCTGCGTCCGGTCGCGGAGAAGTTCGCCGGGCAGGAGCCGATCTTCGGCATCGAGCAGGAGTACACCTTCTTCGACGGGACCCGCCCCCTCGGCTTCCCGGTGAACGGCTTCCCGGCGGCGCAGGGCGGCTACTACTGCGGTGTCGGCGCGGACGAGATCTTCGGCCGCGACATCGTCGAGAAGCACCTGGACCACTGCCTGGCGGCGGGCCTGGAGATCTCCGGCATCAACGCCGAGGTCATGCCCGGCCAGTGGGAGTTCCAGGTCGGCCCCGTCGGCCCGCTGGAGGTCTCCGACCAGCTGTGGATCGCGCGCTGGCTGCTGTACCGCACGGCCGAGGACTTCAACGTCTCCGCGACGCTGAACCCGAAGCCGGTGAAGGGCGACTGGAACGGCGCGGGCGCGCACACCAACTTCTCCACGAAGGCGATGCGCGAGAACTACGACGCGATCACCTCCGCGTGCGAGGCGCTGGGCGAGGGCAGCAAGCCGATGGACCACGTCAAGAACTACGGCGCCGGCATCGACGAGCGCCTGACGGGCCTGCACGAGACCGCCCCGTGGAACGAGTTCAGCTACGGCGTCTCCGACCGCGGCGCCTCGGTCCGCATCCCGTGGCAGGTCGAGCGGGACGGCAAGGGCTACATCGAGGACCGCCGCCCGAACGCGAACGTGGACCCGTACGTGGTGACCCGCCTGATCACGGACACCTGCTGCACCGGCCTGGAGAAGGACGGCCTGGTCTGA
- a CDS encoding sensor histidine kinase produces MSSNTFRCRFAAVGRCQLAGLLGLAVAAVGTSLLLALGLGLGHWTLPPAAAALRRYADRARDRATRWSGVRISPPDPLPRMAGARAVLADAGFRRELAWAWLEPLVGGLLVAVPPSLVVYGVFGALVQPFVWRLLGDGNWYAFVPVHSTATMVAALLLGLALTAAGLLLAPTVLRLHARWSRLLLAAPRSFELTRRIEQLTDTRTVALDSQAAELQRIERDLHDGAQARLVALGMRLDSATRLLEQDPPAARAALLEVRELSARALQDLRDLVRGIQPPVLTDRGLGDAVRSLALDSFLDVHVEARLTGRLPAAVESAGYFAVNELLANAAKHSGADRVDIALAHDGLRLRITVTDDGGGGADPARGTGLLGVRRRLATFDGSLALHSPQGGPTTVTLEIPCASSLPKTSSS; encoded by the coding sequence ATGAGTTCGAACACCTTCCGCTGCCGCTTCGCCGCCGTCGGCCGCTGTCAGCTGGCCGGCCTGCTGGGCCTGGCGGTGGCCGCCGTGGGCACGTCGCTGTTGCTGGCCCTCGGCCTCGGCCTCGGCCACTGGACGCTGCCGCCGGCCGCGGCCGCGCTGCGCCGGTACGCCGACCGTGCCCGCGACCGGGCCACCCGGTGGTCGGGCGTGCGGATCAGCCCGCCGGACCCGCTCCCGCGGATGGCCGGGGCCCGCGCGGTCCTGGCCGACGCGGGATTCCGGCGGGAACTCGCCTGGGCGTGGCTGGAGCCCCTGGTGGGCGGTCTGCTGGTCGCCGTACCGCCGTCCCTCGTCGTGTACGGGGTGTTCGGGGCGCTCGTCCAGCCCTTCGTGTGGCGGCTGCTCGGCGACGGCAACTGGTACGCCTTCGTCCCCGTCCACAGCACCGCCACGATGGTCGCGGCACTCCTCCTGGGCCTCGCCCTCACGGCCGCCGGCCTCCTCCTCGCCCCCACCGTCCTGCGCCTGCACGCCCGCTGGAGCCGGCTGCTCCTCGCCGCGCCCCGCAGCTTCGAACTCACCCGCCGCATCGAGCAGCTGACCGACACGCGGACCGTCGCACTGGACAGCCAGGCGGCCGAACTCCAGCGCATCGAGCGGGACCTGCACGACGGGGCGCAGGCCCGGCTCGTCGCGCTCGGGATGCGCCTCGACAGCGCGACCCGCCTGCTCGAGCAGGATCCGCCGGCCGCCCGCGCCGCGCTGCTGGAGGTGCGCGAGCTCTCCGCGCGGGCCCTTCAGGACCTGCGCGACCTGGTCCGGGGCATCCAGCCGCCGGTCCTCACCGACCGCGGCCTGGGCGACGCCGTGCGCTCACTGGCCCTCGACAGCTTCCTCGACGTGCACGTCGAGGCCCGCCTGACCGGGCGGCTGCCGGCCGCGGTGGAATCCGCCGGCTATTTCGCGGTCAACGAGCTCCTGGCCAACGCGGCGAAGCACTCCGGCGCCGACCGCGTCGACATCGCCCTCGCCCACGACGGCCTACGGCTGCGCATCACCGTGACCGACGACGGCGGCGGCGGGGCGGACCCCGCCCGGGGGACCGGACTGCTCGGCGTCCGGAGGCGATTGGCTACCTTCGACGGGAGCCTCGCCCTGCACAGCCCGCAGGGCGGACCGACCACAGTGACCCTGGAGATCCCGTGCGCGTCGTCCTTGCCGAAGACCTCTTCCTCCTGA
- a CDS encoding MarR family winged helix-turn-helix transcriptional regulator has protein sequence MDDNLGLVHLLRAVTVEFGLRQAEFAAANGMHPTDVRALICLLDAARADEPATVGLLGTRLGLNSAGTTAAIDRLERLGHVERVRDPLDRRRVLLRVRPEAVRLGQEFFGPAIDALLGALAPLSPAERDTIRRFLTAAHEAFSA, from the coding sequence GTGGACGACAACCTTGGACTGGTGCACCTGCTGCGGGCGGTGACCGTCGAATTCGGGCTGCGCCAGGCGGAGTTCGCCGCCGCCAACGGCATGCACCCCACCGACGTGCGGGCCTTGATCTGCCTCCTGGACGCGGCCCGCGCCGACGAGCCGGCCACGGTGGGCCTGCTGGGCACGCGGCTGGGCCTCAACTCGGCGGGCACCACGGCCGCGATCGACCGCCTGGAGCGCCTGGGCCACGTGGAACGCGTCCGTGATCCCCTCGACCGCCGCCGTGTCCTACTGCGGGTCCGGCCGGAGGCGGTCCGCCTGGGCCAGGAGTTCTTCGGCCCGGCGATCGACGCCCTGCTCGGGGCCCTGGCGCCCCTCTCCCCCGCCGAACGGGACACGATCCGCCGCTTCCTGACGGCAGCCCACGAGGCGTTCAGCGCCTGA
- a CDS encoding winged helix-turn-helix domain-containing protein, with translation MANTRSLTSAASAAATSAPLNFPPSPRHRLRAVDRDEVARVVDLLPPGATWLPAPQHTLPALPGQPPMVGYLVLVPADQQPIAFAPQSVPAPSTPPTPSAPESGAATGDALVRIHAAQRTAEVDGKVLDLTYLEFELLAHLVAHPHRVHSRDQLVTTVWGYGHVGDGRTVDVHIARLRRKLGAAHRSAIQTVRRVGYKYAP, from the coding sequence ATGGCGAACACCCGTTCCCTCACTTCTGCCGCTTCCGCCGCTGCGACCTCCGCCCCGCTGAACTTCCCGCCCAGTCCGCGCCATCGGCTGCGGGCCGTGGACCGGGACGAGGTCGCCCGGGTGGTGGACCTGCTCCCGCCCGGGGCCACCTGGCTGCCCGCACCCCAGCACACCCTGCCGGCGCTCCCGGGCCAGCCGCCGATGGTCGGCTACCTGGTCCTCGTACCGGCCGACCAGCAGCCGATCGCCTTCGCCCCGCAGTCCGTTCCCGCCCCGTCCACCCCGCCCACCCCGTCCGCGCCGGAGTCCGGGGCGGCCACCGGTGACGCGCTCGTCCGGATCCACGCGGCGCAGCGCACCGCCGAGGTGGACGGCAAGGTCCTGGACCTGACCTACCTGGAGTTCGAACTGCTCGCCCACCTGGTGGCCCACCCGCACCGGGTGCACAGCCGGGACCAGCTGGTGACCACGGTGTGGGGCTACGGCCACGTCGGCGACGGCCGGACCGTCGACGTCCACATCGCCCGGCTGCGCCGCAAGCTGGGCGCGGCGCACCGCAGCGCGATCCAGACCGTACGCCGGGTGGGCTACAAGTACGCGCCCTGA